The Hymenobacter sp. 5317J-9 genome has a window encoding:
- a CDS encoding site-2 protease family protein, protein MSFPENTPPPEPELTGFPADVAAPPALDHAEPRARLRAARALFRRFERPEPSPARTAALHIGLFLVTLMTTTLAGIQLTRGAVAMLPLDVFALRSDALWAELKRGLWFALPFLGVLTVHEFGHYFTARYNRVRASLPYYIPFPMGLGTFGAVIRIRERIFSRREFFDIGLAGPLAGFLVAVPLLIYGFTHLPPLAYLWTVHPEYAQYGANYAQHVYPPGAQGLTIAKPLLYQGLEWAFADPALLPHPNELMHYPVLLAGSLSLFFTALNLLPMGQLDGGHILYGLMGPRRFNRLALFLFIGFIFYAGLGLFTLHDDWQTWLYGGPVYAGYLALIFWRVLPLPRQGLLLAAGIWAAQLGCAVAFPGLEGNPGWLVFGLLLGRFTGIYHPPAPDERPLSPGRQALGWVMVAIFVLCFTPSPFR, encoded by the coding sequence GTGTCTTTCCCCGAGAATACGCCCCCGCCTGAACCTGAACTGACCGGCTTTCCGGCCGATGTAGCCGCGCCCCCTGCCCTCGACCACGCCGAGCCCCGGGCCCGGCTACGGGCGGCGCGGGCCCTGTTTCGGCGCTTCGAGCGGCCCGAGCCCTCGCCGGCGCGCACGGCAGCGCTGCACATCGGGCTGTTTCTGGTCACGCTCATGACCACCACGCTGGCCGGCATTCAGCTTACCCGCGGCGCCGTTGCCATGCTGCCGCTGGATGTGTTTGCGCTACGCAGCGACGCGCTGTGGGCCGAATTGAAGCGCGGGCTGTGGTTTGCCCTGCCGTTTTTGGGCGTGCTCACGGTGCACGAGTTCGGGCACTACTTCACGGCGCGCTACAACCGCGTACGGGCTTCGCTGCCCTACTACATTCCGTTTCCAATGGGCTTGGGCACCTTTGGGGCCGTCATTCGCATTCGGGAGCGGATTTTTTCGCGGCGCGAGTTTTTCGATATTGGGCTGGCCGGGCCGTTAGCGGGCTTTCTGGTGGCAGTGCCGTTGCTCATTTACGGGTTTACGCACCTGCCGCCGCTGGCATATCTGTGGACGGTGCACCCAGAGTACGCGCAATACGGCGCTAACTACGCGCAGCACGTGTATCCGCCTGGTGCTCAAGGCCTCACCATTGCCAAGCCACTGCTATATCAGGGGTTGGAATGGGCCTTTGCCGACCCTGCCCTGCTGCCCCACCCCAACGAGCTGATGCACTATCCGGTGTTGCTTGCGGGTTCGCTCAGCCTATTTTTCACGGCCCTCAACCTTTTGCCCATGGGCCAGCTCGATGGCGGCCACATCCTCTACGGTTTAATGGGGCCGCGGCGATTCAATCGGCTGGCGCTGTTCCTGTTCATCGGGTTTATTTTCTACGCGGGGCTGGGGTTGTTCACGCTGCACGACGACTGGCAAACCTGGCTCTACGGCGGGCCGGTGTACGCGGGCTATCTGGCGCTGATATTCTGGCGGGTGCTGCCGTTGCCGCGCCAGGGGTTGCTGCTGGCGGCGGGCATCTGGGCGGCGCAGTTGGGGTGCGCGGTGGCCTTTCCGGGCCTGGAGGGCAACCCCGGCTGGCTGGTGTTTGGGCTGCTGCTGGGCCGCTTCACCGGCATCTACCACCCACCCGCGCCCGACGAGCGGCCCCTAAGCCCCGGCCGCCAGGCGCTGGGCTGGGTGATGGTGGCTATTTTTGTGCTGTGCTTCACGCCGAGCCCGTTCCGGTAA